Proteins encoded within one genomic window of Raineyella fluvialis:
- a CDS encoding metal ABC transporter ATP-binding protein produces the protein MMTGDPTTIIGLRDVSVTLGGLPIVRGVTADIGRGEFVALLGANGSGKTTLLRAVLGLVPRRRGSIELFGERQESFRDWHRIGYVPQHVDPGLLSATVREVVATGRLPLRRPFQLTRRRDRQAVERALAEVDLSAKAGSQLAHLSGGQRRRALIARALATDPDLLVMDEPLAGVDIATQESLASLMRTLTAAHQLTVLVVLHEHGPFADLVSRSLLLQDGRLVFDGAGFESAGSTPRLPHEHHLPPEHVSSHNDWVPAYPSVAEPDQED, from the coding sequence ATGATGACGGGTGACCCGACGACCATCATCGGCCTGCGGGACGTCTCGGTGACCCTCGGCGGCCTGCCGATCGTCCGTGGCGTCACCGCCGACATCGGCCGAGGCGAGTTCGTCGCGCTCCTCGGCGCAAACGGCTCGGGCAAGACCACCCTGCTGCGCGCCGTGCTCGGACTGGTCCCCCGCCGACGAGGCTCCATCGAGTTGTTCGGCGAGCGGCAGGAGTCCTTCCGGGACTGGCACCGGATCGGCTATGTCCCCCAACACGTGGACCCCGGCCTGCTCAGCGCCACCGTGCGCGAAGTCGTGGCGACGGGTCGGCTGCCGCTGCGACGGCCCTTCCAGCTGACGCGGCGTCGCGACCGGCAGGCGGTGGAGCGGGCACTGGCCGAGGTGGACCTGTCGGCCAAGGCGGGATCCCAGCTGGCCCATCTCTCCGGCGGCCAGCGCCGGCGCGCGCTGATCGCCCGGGCACTCGCCACCGATCCGGATCTGCTGGTGATGGACGAGCCGCTGGCCGGGGTGGACATCGCCACTCAGGAGTCGCTGGCCTCGCTGATGCGGACCCTGACCGCCGCGCATCAGCTCACCGTGCTCGTCGTGCTGCACGAGCACGGCCCGTTCGCCGACCTCGTCAGCCGCAGCCTGCTGCTGCAGGACGGTCGGCTGGTGTTCGACGGCGCCGGGTTCGAGAGCGCCGGCTCCACCCCACGCCTCCCCCACGAGCACCACCTGCCGCCCGAGCACGTCTCCTCGCACAACGACTGGGTGCCGGCCTACCCGTCCGTGGCCGA
- a CDS encoding metal ABC transporter solute-binding protein, Zn/Mn family — translation MKMSGPLALASGLVAVALLGACTASPSASKPGGTVRVAAAIYPYEWLAQRIGGDRVTVQGLLPPGGEAHDLELTPQQVGEVTTGSDLVIYESHFQAAVDAAVGQGTKGRALDTRTLVQNLDTTEAAGATTPRPPPTRTTPRPIRICGSTRRTWSPSRTPCATN, via the coding sequence ATGAAGATGTCAGGCCCACTCGCCCTCGCGTCCGGACTCGTCGCCGTCGCCCTCCTGGGCGCCTGCACCGCCTCTCCGTCGGCCTCGAAGCCTGGTGGAACGGTCCGGGTGGCGGCGGCGATCTACCCGTACGAGTGGCTGGCCCAGCGGATCGGCGGCGACCGGGTCACGGTGCAGGGCCTCCTGCCACCCGGCGGGGAGGCCCATGACCTCGAGCTCACTCCCCAGCAGGTCGGCGAGGTGACCACCGGCAGCGACCTGGTCATCTACGAGTCCCACTTCCAGGCGGCGGTCGACGCCGCCGTAGGTCAGGGCACGAAGGGTCGGGCCCTGGACACCCGCACCCTGGTGCAGAACCTCGACACCACCGAGGCGGCCGGGGCCACGACACCGAGACCCCCACCGACCCGCACGACGCCAAGGCCGATCCGCATCTGTGGCTCGACCCGACGAACATGGTCACCGTCGCGAACGCCGTGCGCGACCAACTGA
- a CDS encoding antibiotic biosynthesis monooxygenase family protein codes for MLVIHRFHVPEGRTADFETAAGAAVAHFRTRPGVDGVDLVRNLDEPGLWALVTRWADPGSYRRAISGAAATYALMPVMAYALDEPSAYLPAEELGENVPRGAD; via the coding sequence GTGCTCGTCATCCATCGCTTCCACGTCCCCGAGGGGCGTACGGCGGACTTCGAGACCGCGGCGGGGGCCGCGGTCGCCCATTTCCGTACCCGGCCCGGGGTGGACGGGGTCGACCTCGTCCGCAACCTCGACGAACCGGGGCTGTGGGCCCTCGTCACCCGCTGGGCGGATCCCGGCAGCTACCGCCGCGCGATCAGTGGTGCGGCGGCGACGTACGCGCTGATGCCGGTGATGGCGTACGCCCTGGATGAGCCGTCCGCTTACCTGCCGGCCGAGGAGTTGGGGGAGAACGTCCCCCGGGGTGCCGACTGA
- a CDS encoding DUF6457 domain-containing protein has protein sequence MAQSSNPAREAEKMRVMGEWLDAVSAELGLDPALLEQVRTPMLDMIAEVAHGPSRPGAPMTAMLVGLASDPQDPAAMLDRVARIRELAAGWVVEEAQPAQD, from the coding sequence ATGGCGCAATCGTCGAATCCGGCCCGTGAGGCCGAGAAGATGCGGGTGATGGGGGAGTGGCTCGACGCGGTGAGTGCCGAGCTCGGCCTCGATCCCGCGCTGCTGGAGCAGGTGCGTACGCCCATGCTCGACATGATCGCCGAGGTGGCGCACGGTCCGAGTCGGCCGGGCGCGCCGATGACGGCGATGCTGGTCGGGTTGGCCTCGGATCCGCAGGACCCGGCGGCGATGCTCGACCGTGTCGCCCGGATCCGTGAACTGGCCGCCGGGTGGGTGGTCGAGGAGGCCCAGCCCGCCCAGGACTGA
- a CDS encoding NUDIX hydrolase — MATPDFILRQREKLGHELLWLSGCTAVVLRDGADGPETLLVQRADDGMWTPVAGIIDPGEQPHDAALREVAEEAGIVAEVERLAWLTVTDVITYANGDRSQYIDHTFRCRWVSGEPRPDHDETSQARFFPIDRLPPMDDVHASRVRVVLEDRPETRLGPLT, encoded by the coding sequence ATGGCCACCCCGGACTTCATCCTGCGACAACGCGAGAAGCTCGGTCACGAGCTGCTGTGGCTCTCCGGTTGCACGGCCGTGGTGTTGCGCGACGGCGCCGATGGGCCGGAGACTCTCCTGGTCCAGCGGGCCGACGACGGCATGTGGACGCCGGTCGCCGGGATCATCGATCCGGGCGAGCAACCCCACGACGCCGCACTGCGGGAGGTCGCGGAGGAGGCGGGGATCGTCGCGGAAGTGGAGCGGCTGGCCTGGCTCACCGTGACGGACGTGATCACGTACGCGAACGGGGACCGCTCGCAGTACATCGACCACACCTTCCGGTGCCGCTGGGTCTCCGGTGAGCCCCGGCCCGACCACGACGAGACGAGCCAGGCCCGGTTCTTCCCGATCGACCGGTTGCCGCCGATGGACGACGTGCACGCGAGCCGGGTCCGGGTGGTCCTGGAGGACCGCCCCGAGACCCGGCTCGGACCGTTGACCTGA
- a CDS encoding HAD family hydrolase: protein MSPRAVVFDMDGVLTDTEIIWDEVRRGLAADEGIPWPPEATLAMMGMSTQEWSSYLVGTVGLSGTPEEAARRTIDALVARYAHDLPELAGAVDAVRRLAARWPLGLASSSPRRLIDVSLETLGISDAFTVTVSTEEVGRGKPSPDGYLRACELLGVDPATCVAIEDSSNGLRAAAAAGMAVIAVPRPDFPPAGDALALADAVVADLDSLTVDLVEGLR, encoded by the coding sequence ATGAGCCCCCGCGCAGTCGTCTTCGACATGGACGGCGTCCTCACCGACACCGAGATCATCTGGGACGAGGTGCGCCGAGGCCTTGCGGCCGACGAGGGGATCCCCTGGCCGCCGGAGGCGACCCTCGCGATGATGGGGATGAGCACCCAGGAGTGGTCGAGCTACCTGGTCGGCACCGTCGGCCTCAGTGGCACCCCCGAGGAGGCCGCCCGCCGGACGATCGACGCCCTCGTCGCTCGCTACGCGCACGACCTGCCGGAGTTGGCCGGAGCGGTCGACGCGGTCCGCCGGCTCGCCGCACGATGGCCGTTGGGTCTGGCCTCGTCATCGCCGCGGCGACTCATCGACGTCAGCCTGGAAACATTGGGGATCAGTGACGCGTTCACCGTCACCGTGTCGACCGAGGAGGTCGGCAGGGGCAAGCCGTCGCCCGACGGCTACCTGCGGGCGTGCGAGCTGCTGGGCGTCGACCCGGCGACCTGCGTCGCGATCGAGGATTCGAGCAACGGCCTGCGGGCCGCCGCCGCGGCCGGGATGGCAGTGATCGCGGTGCCGCGTCCGGACTTCCCCCCGGCGGGGGACGCGCTGGCGCTGGCCGACGCCGTGGTGGCGGATCTCGACTCGCTGACCGTCGACCTGGTGGAGGGGCTGCGCTGA